The Curtobacterium sp. MCSS17_015 genomic sequence GTGCTCGAGTACGCGCCGTCGAAGCGGAACTACCCAGGCGACAAGCTCTTCGTGCCGACCGACCAGCTCGACCAGCTGTCCCGGTACGTCGGCGGCGAGAACCCGACGCTGTCCAAGATGGGCGGCTCGGACTGGTCGGCGGCGAAGTCGAAGGCGCGCAAGGCCGTCCGGGACATCGCGGTCGACCTCGTCAAGCTCTACTCGGCGCGCATGGCGTCGAAGGGCCACGCGTTCGGCCCGGACACCCCGTGGCAGCGCGAGCTGGAAGAGGCGTTCCCGTTCGCCGAGACCGCCGACCAGCTGACGACCATCGACGAGATCAAGCGCGACATGGAGAGCCCGATCCCGATGGACCGGCTGCTGTCCGGTGACGTCGGCTACGGCAAGACCGAGGTCGCGATCCGCGCCGCGTTCAAGGCCGTGCAGGACGGCAAGCAGGTCGCCGTGCTCGTGCCGACGACCCTGCTCGTCCGCCAGCACATGGAGACGTTCCAGGAGCGGTTCGCCGGGTTCCCGGTGAACCTGCGCGCCCTGAGCCGGTTCCAGACCGAGAAGGAGACGAAGGAGACGCTCGCGGGCCTCGCGGACGGCACCGTCGACATCGTCATCGGCACGCACCGGATCCTGTCGCAGAGCGTGCAGTTCAAGGACGTCGGGCTGGTGATCATCGACGAGGAGCAGCGCTTCGGTGTCGAGCACAAGGACCAGCTCAAGAAGCTCAAGACGAACGTCGACGTGCTGGCGATGTCCGCGACGCCGATCCCGCGTTCGCTCGAGATGGCGGTGACCGGGATCCGTGAGATGTCGACGCTCGCGACCCCGCCGGAGGACCGCCACCCGATCCTGACGTTCGTCGGGCCGCAGTCGGACCTGCAGGTGGCCGCGGCGATCAAGCGTGAGATGCTCCGTGAGGGGCAGGTGTTCTACGTGCACAACCGCGTCAAGGACATCCAGTCGGTCGCAGCGCACCTGGCCGAGGTCGTCCCCGATGCGCGCATCGCCGTCGCGCACGGGCAGATGGGCGAGCAGGCCCTCGAGCAGGTCATGGTCGACTTCTGGGAGCGCCGGTTCGACGTCCTCGTGTCGACGACGATCATCGAGACCGGCCTGGACATCGCGAACGCCAACACACTCATCATCGACAAGGCGGACAAGTACGGGCTGTCACAGCTGCACCAGCTCCGTGGTCGCGTCGGTCGTGGACGCGAGCGGGGCTACGCGTACTTCCTCTACGACGCCGACAAGCCGCTGTCCGAGACCGCGCAGGACCGCCTCGAGACCATCGCGGCGAACAACGAGCTCGGTGCGGGCATGCAGGTGGCGATGAAGGACCTCGAGATCCGCGGTGCCGGCAACCTGCTCGGCGGTGAGCAGTCCGGGCACATCGCGGGCGTCGGGTTCGACCTGTACCTGCGGATGATCGGCGAGGCGGTGTCGCAGTTCCGCGGTGACGTCGCTGAGGGGCAGACCGAGCTCCGGCTCGAGATCCCCGTCGACGCGCACATCCCGGACAACTACGTGGAGTCCGAGCGGCTCCGACTCGAGGCCTACCAGAAGCTCTCCGCCGCATCGGCCCCGGCCGCGCAGCCCGAGGCGATCGACATGGTCCTCGACGAGCTGACCGACCGGTACGGCACCCCGCCGCAGGCCGTGCTGACGCTCATCGAGGTCTCGCGCCTCCGTCGCATGGCCCAGCAGGTCGGCCTGTCCGACGTCGTCGTGATGGGCTCGAACCTGCGGGTCGCCGGCAAGGAACTCGCCGACTCCGCGCAGGTCCGGCTCAAGCGGATGTTCGCGGGCGCGCGGTGGTTCCCGCAGCAGGACGCCGCGAGCATCCCGGTGCCGAAGCCGCACGGCGAGACGCTGCCGGACGACGCGCTCATCAGCTGGGTGGAGAGCATCCTCACCGCGGTCTACGGTGCGCCCGCCCGTGCGGAGGCGCCGGCCGCCTGACGGTCGTCGTCCGGTGACCACCGGACGGACGGGAGGCCCGCGGCGGCGGATCCGTCCCGGGCCTCCCGTCCGTCTGGTGGTCGCGCTGGTGCGCGGACCGGCGCTACTCGGTGGCTTCGGCCTCGGACAGCTCGCGGCGCTGGCGGTACCGGCGCGCCCGCACGGACACGACGACGGCGGACGCGACCATCGCGATGCCCGACCCGACGAGGACCGCGAGGACGCCCTCGTCGACGATCTCCTCGTTCGCGGCGAACGCCAGCTCGTTCATGAGCAGCGAGACCGTGAACCCGATGCCACCGAGGACGCCCACGGTCACCACCGACCCGAACGAGAGCGTCGACCGACCGGGACCGCGGAAGAGTCGACCGGCGACGACACCGAACAGCGTGATGCCGATGACCTTGCCGACGGGGAGTGCCAGCACGACCGCCCAGAACGTCGGGGAGAGTTCCCCGAGTCCGACGGCGGGGATGACGACGGCCGCCGAGACGAAGGCGAAGACCGGCAGGACGATCGCGTTCGACCACGGCTCCACGTGCTCGTGCAGGGTGCCGCCCGGTCGACGGGGGAGGACCAGCCCGAGGGCCACGCCGGCGATCGTCGCGTGCACCCCGGAGTGGTACACGAGCCACCAGGTGACCAGGCCGATGAGGACCATCGCGACGATGAGGACCGGCTGCGCGGCGCTGCCCGGCCGCAGCCGACGACCGAGCAGCGCGAACACGACGAGCAGGACCGCGGCGCCGCCGAGGGCCGGGAAGTCGGTGCCGTGGGCGAAGACGACGGCGATGATGACGATGGCGATGAGGTCGTCGAGGACGGCGAGGGCGAGCAGGAACACCCGGATCGTCGAGGGCAACCCCCGCCCGAACATGGCCAGGACCCCGAGCGCGAACGCGATGTCCGTCGCCGTCGGGATGGGCCAGCCGTGTGTGTACGGCGTGCCGGCGGTGACGAGCAGGTAGACGAGCGCCGGGACGAGCACTCCACCGACGGCGGCGATGGCGGGGACGACGGCGGTCTTCGGGTTGGCGAGTTCACCGGCGACCAGCTCGTGCTTCAGTTCGACGGCGACCAGGAGGAAGAAGACCGCGAGCAGGCCGTCGCTGACCCAATGGGCGACCGACAGGTCGAGGCCGACCGCGCCCCAGGGGGTGTGCCAGTCGAGACCGCGCTCGAGCCCGGGGCCGAGCGCGGTGTTCGCGACGATCAGTCCGAGGACGGCGGCGGAGAGGAGGGCGATCGCGCTGAAGCGAGGCGAACGGACGAAGGAGGGCATGCGGCTCCGAGGGGGAACGGGCACCCGGTGGTCGGGTACGGGGAACGGACCGTCGACCAGACTTCCCGACACACCGACGCCCATCGTAGTGGGGCGACCCTGGTGTCCGATCCACGCGGAGCTGCGGGTGGCAGCATGGCGGCATGACTGTCGTTGCCGAACTCGTCGCCGTCGTGGACCGCCTGCTCGACCCCGAGCACGGATGCGTCTGGAACCGCGAGCAGACCCACGCCAGCCTCGCCCGGTACGCCGTGGAGGAGGCGTACGAACTCGTCGACGCCATCGACGACGGGGACGACGACGAACTCCGGGAGGAACTCGGCGACGTCCTGTACCAGGTGGTGTTGCACGCGGGGATCGCCGCACGTCAGGGGCGGTTCGACCTCGACGACGTCGCCGCGGCGGTCCGCGAGAAGATGCAGCGCCGCCACCCGCACGTCTTCGGCGACGAGGAGGCGCACACGGTCGAGGACGTCATCCGGGTCTGGCGTGCCGCGAAGGCCGCCGAGAAGTCCTCGCGGACGAGCACCTACACGGGGGTGCCGCGGGCGATGCCGCCGCTCGAACGCGCGGTGAAGCTGTTCGAACGCCTGGAAGAGCGTGGCGACCTGCACGCAGCCGTGGCCTCGGTGACGGACGGGGCCGTGCTCGACGTCGTGGGGGCCTCCGCTGCGGGGGACGAGCCGGTCGCTGCCGATGCAGACGGTGTGGCGGACGGCACGGCCACTCCGACCGCCACCGGCGGGACCGATCCTGCGGGAGACGTGGCTGTCGCGGGTACTGCGGGGGCCGGGGACGTCGCTGCGGCCGTGCTCGGCTCGCAGGCCGGGACCCGGGTCGATGCCGCCTGGGGAGCCGGGATGTTGGCCGAGGTCTCGGTGGCGCACGAGCAGGGGATCGATCCCGTCGCGAGTCTCCGCGCCGCCGTGGCGATGCTCGAGGCTTCGGGTCGGGAGCTCGAGCGTGGCGTCGCCGGGACCAGCGAGCCCGGGGGCGGCGACGACGTGGAGCGGGCGTCCTCCTAACCCGAAAAAGGAGGACGCCCGCGAGCGGGAGGAGACGCCACCAGGGAGCAACGTCTCGTCAGGGGATCCCGCCCGAACCGCGGAGGCGCCTGCAGCACATCGCCCCCGCTGACGACCGGCATGTGGATCAGGCACGTTCCGGCCGAGGTTCTGGATGCAGCATATCAGCGGACACCGGCGGCTGCAACCCCGGCTCCTGCTCTGCGAAGATTGACGCCATGGCCACGACCGTGACTGCCCCCCGAGGCATGCGAGACCACCTCCCCGCCGACAAGGCCCGGCGAGAGCACGTGCTCGGCGTCATCCGCGGTGTCTACGCGCGCCACGGGTTCGACGAGATCGAGACGCCGGTCGTCGAGGACGCCGCGCGTCTGCACTCCGGGCTCGGGGGCGACAACGAGAAGCTCGCCTTCGCCGTGATGCGCCGCGGCCTCACCACCGACGACCTGCGCGAGGCCGCTGCACCCCTCGACCTCGCCGACCTCGGGCTCCGGTTCGACCTGACCGTGCCGCTCGCGCGGTTCTACGCATCGCACCGTGCCGAACTGCCGAGCGTGTTCCGTGCCGTGCAGATCGCCCCGGTCTGGCGTGCCGAGCGGCCGCAGAAGGGCCGCTACCGCCAGTTCGTGCAGTGCGACATCGACGTCCTCGGGGAGCCCGGGCAGCTCGCCGAGATCGAGCTCATCCGGGCGACCACCGCGGCACTCGACGCGCTCGGCATCGTCGGCACGTCGATCCGCATCAACGACCGCCGCATCCTGCTCGCCCTCCTCGCATCGTGGGGGGTCACCGAGCAGTCGGCAGCCGACCGAGCCCTCATCACGGTCGACAAGCTCGACAAGATCGGGGCCGTCGGCGTCGCGGAGGAGCTCGGCCAGACGCTCGGCCTCGACCCCGGGACCACGGCCGACACCATCCGGGCGTTCGAGTCCGCCGACTGGGAGAGTGTCCGTGGTGCCGAGTGGCTCGACGCCGAGGCCTTCGCCGACCTCGAGCGGCTCCGGGCGGCGCTGCCCGGTGTCGACCTCCGCTTCGACCCGACGCTCGTCCGCGGCATGGGCTACTACACCGGCACGATCTTCGAGGTCGCGCACCCCGACTTCGGGTACAGCCTGGGCGGTGGCGGACGCTACGACGGCATGATCGGACGCTTCCTGGGGCAGGACGTCCCGGCGGTCGGGTTCTCGCTCGGGTTCGAGCGGCTCGTGGACCTCGTGTCGCTGCCCGGCTCGGCGGAGTCCGACGCGGTCGTGCTGGTCTACGACAAGGACGTCGATCCGGTCCGGCTCGCGGCGTTGAAGGCCGAGGCGCTCGACGCGCACCACCGCGTCCGGCTCGAAAAGCGGACGAAGAACATGAAGAACCTGCTCGCCGGGCTCGCGGAGCAGGGGTTCGGCGCGTTCGCCTCCGTGGGCGCCGACACCGAGACGCTCGAGGGCGTCGAGTTCCGTCCGCTCGCCTGACGGACGCCCGCCGGTCATCCACAGCCCGCCGTCGAGCCCGACCGGCGTCGCTAGGATCGACCACGCAACCACAACAACCCAACGACAGGGAGTACCCCGTGGCAGTGATCGATGCCGTAGGCGCACGCGAAGTCCTCGATTCCCGAGGCAACCCGACGGTCGAGGTCGAGGTCCTCCTCGACGACGGTGTCGTCTCGCGCGCCCTCGTCCCGTCCGGTGCCTCCACCGGCGCCTTCGAAGCGTACGAGCTGCGCGACGGAGACGACTCCCGCTACGGCGGCAAGGGCGTCCTCAAGGCCGTCGAGGCGGTGCTCGACGAGATCGGCCCGGCGCTCGAGGGCTTCGACGCCACCGACCAGCGCCTCGTCGACGCCGCACTCATCGAGCTCGACGGCACCGAGAACAAGTCCCGCCTCGGCGCGAACGCCATCCTCGGCGCCTCGCTCGCCGTGGCCCGCGCCGCGGCCGACTCGGTCGACCTGCCGCTGTTCCGCTACCTCGGCGGCCCGAACGCGCACACGCTGCCTGTCCCGCTCATGAACGTCGTCAACGGTGGCGCGCACGCCGACACCAACGTCGACATCCAGGAGTTCTTCCTGGTGCCCTACGGCGCGGAGTCCTTCTCGGAGGCCCTGCGCTGGGGTGTCGAGACCTACCACGCCCTCAAGGGCGAGCTGAAGAAGCAGGGCCTGGCGACCGGCCTCGGTGACGAGGGCGGCTTCGCACCGGAGCTCGCCTCGAACCGCGCGGCGCTCGACTTCCTCCTCGCGGCGATCGAGAAGGCCGGCTTCACCCCGGGCAAGGACATCGCGCTGGGCCTCGACGTCGCCAGCACCGAGTTCTTCCACGACGGCAAGTACTCCTTCGAGGGCAAGCAGCTCTCGAGCGCAGAGTTCACGCAGTACTTCGTCGACCTGGCCCGCGACTACCCGCTCGCCACGATCGAGGACCCGCTGGCCGAGGACGACTGGGAGGGCTGGACCCACCTGACCGCCGAGCTCGGCTCGAAGCTGCAGATCGTCGGCGACGACCTGTTCGTGACGAACCCGACGCGTCTGCAGCGTGGCATCGACGAGCAGGCCGGCAACTCGATCCTCGTCAAGGTGAACCAGATCGGCACGCTGACCGAGACCCTCGACGCCGTCTCCCTCGCGCACCGTCACGGCATGACCGCGATCCTGTCGCACCGCTCCGGCGAGACCGAGGACACCACGATCGCGGACATCGCGGTCGCGGTCGACGGTGGTCAGATCAAGACCGGCGCCCCGGCCCGCTCGGACCGCGTGGCGAAGTACAACCAGCTCCTCCGCATCGAGGAAGAGCTCGGCGACGCCGCGGTCTACGCCGGCCGCTCGGCGTTCCCGCGCTCGGCATCGCTGTAACCAGCACCCTCGGAACGCCGTCCTCCCTCCGGGGAGGGCGGCGTTCCCGTCGTCCCGGCAGGCTGAGACGGCCCTCGGGGAGGTGAGGCGGGCCTCCGGTGCGAGACGCGTCTGTCTGCGCGTGACGCCCTCTTCCGCGCGAGACGCCGTCGAACTCGGCGGCGTCTGGCCCACTCGGCGGCGTCCGGCCCATTGGGCGCCGCCGGGCCCATCCGGCGGCGTCTGGCCCGCTGAGTGGCGTCCGGTCCACTCGGCGGTGTCTCGTCCGCTCAGAGGCGCCCGTTGGACGCGGCAGCGTGTCGGGGCCGGTTCCCAGGCCGGCCGCGTCGCTGAGAGGCTGCGCAACGCGCGCGCGCCGGGGTGCCGAGCCCCGGCGGCCGCGTTATCGTCGTCCCGTGCCCAGCCAGAAGCCCCGCGTCCGCCGCGTCCCCGTGGTGATGCCCGAGGGCGCGACCTCCGGGCAACCGTGGTACCGGTCGCTGCACTTCTCGGGCTTCAGCCTGCTCATGCTGGCGATCATCGTGCTCTTCGTCGTGGTGCTCGCCCCCTCGCTCCGCACGCTCGTGCAGCAGCAGGAGCAGATCACCGGCATGCAGCGCCAGGTCGCGGCTCAGAAGGCCGACGTGGCGCAGAAGAAGCACGACGTCGCACGCTGGGACGACCCGGCCTACATCGAGGCGCAGGCGCGCGACCGACTGCTCTACGTGTACCCGGGCGAGGAGAGCTACCTCGTGATGGGCGGGGACGGCGGGACCTCGGCGACGCCCGCGCCGACCACCGACTCCGGTACTCCGGTCAGCTCGACCGTGCAGACGCCGAAGGTCGACTGGGTGCAGTCGATGCTGTCCTCCGTGCTCGAGTCCGGCCTGTCGGACGACACGAGCGACGAACTCGAGGGCAGCAGCGGCACCACGGACAGCGGCAGCTCGGACAGCGGCGCCACCGACGGCGGCTCGACCTCGAAGTAGGGCCGACGCGCGGAGTCCGGTAGGCTCACGTCCCCGTGACGACCCCTCCGTTCGACCCGCCGACCGCGCACGACGTGCAGGTGGTGAGCGCCCAGCTCGGCCGCCCCGCCCGCGACGTCATCGGCATCGCCGCTCGCTGCGTCTGCGGCAACCCGACGGTCGTGTCCACGAAGCCCCGCCTCGGCAACGGCACCCCGTTCCCGACGCTGTACTACCTGTGCCACCCGGCCGCCACCGCAGCCGTCAGCACCCTCGAGGCCAACCAGGTCATGCCCGAGCTGGCCGCACTGCTCGAGGACCCCGACACCGCTGAGCAGTACCGCCGCGCGCACCAGGCGTACCTCGACGACCGCGAGTCGATCGAGCACGTCGAGGAGATCGCGGGCATCAGCGCTGGTGGCATGCCCACCCGGGTGAAGTGCCTGCACGCGCTCGTCGGTCACGCCCTCGCCGCCGGACCCGGCGTCAACCCCATCGGCGACCTCGCGCTGCAGCGTGCGGACTGGTCGCCCTCCCGGTGTGAGTGCCGGGCCTATGATGATGGTGCAGACGCCGGAGTCGGGGTGGGTGGCGGCGAGTCCTGACCAGCCTCCCAGCAGCTCAACCACCCCAAGGAGATCACCACCCGTGCCCAAGATCCTCGTCGTCGGCGGCGGTTACGCCGGCTTCTACACCGCATGGAAGCTCGAGAAGCACCTTCGCCAGGGCGAAGCCGAGGTCGTCATGGTGGACCCGCTGCCGTACATGACCTACCAGCCGTTCCTCCCCGAGGTCGCCGCCGGCTCGATCGAACCGCGTCACGCCGTGGTCTCGCACCGCCGTCACCTCAAGACGACGCGCGTCGTCACCGCGAAGGTCACCGGGGTCGACCACGCGAACAAGACCGCGACGATCACCCCCGCCGTCGGTGAGCCGTGGCAGGAGTCCTACGACCAGATCGTCATGACGGCCGGTGCCGTCTCGCGCACCTTCCCGATCCCGGGCGTCGCGGACGAGGCCATCGGCCTCAAGACGATCGAAGAGGCCGCCGCGATCCGCGACAAGATCCTCACCAACTTCGCGAAGGCGGCGAACCTGCCCGCGGGCCCCGAGCGGCAGCGTCTGCTCACGGTCGTCGTCGTCGGTGGCGGTTTCGCCGGCATCGAGGTCTTCGCCGAACTCCGCTCCTTCGTCTCGGACCTGCTCAGCAGCTACCCGCAGATCGCCTTCGAGGACACGCACTTCCACCTGGTCGAGGCCATGGGGCGCATCATGCCCGAGGTCTCGCTCGAGACCTCGCACTGGGTCCTCAAGAACCTGGCCGAGCGGGGTGCCACGGTGCACCTCGAGACGCAGCTCGCCTCGGCCGTGGGTGGCGTCTGCCAGCTCAAGGCCAAGGACGAGTCGATCGAGGTCATCGAGTCCGACCTCATCATCTGGACCGCCGGAGTCATGGCGAACCCGATGGTCAAGGGCACCGACTTCCCGCTCGAGCCCCGCGGTCGCATCACGGTGCAGCCCGACCTCCGCATCGTCGACGAGGGCACGGTCATCGCCGACGCCTGGGCCTGCGGTGACGTCGCGGCCGTCCCGGACCTCACCGGTGGTGGCGTCGGCGGCATGTGCGTCCCGAACGCCCAGCACGCGGTCCGCCAGGCCAAGCAGCTGGCGAAGAACCTCGTCGCGACGATCCGCGGCGAAGCCACCGTCGACTACAAGCACGAGAACCTCGGCGCCGTCGCGGGCCTCGGTCTCGGCATCGGTGTCTTCCAGTCCGGCAAGTTCTCGATGAAGGGCTTCCTCGCCTGGGGCGCCCACCGTGGTTACCACGGCCTGGCCATGCCCTCGTGGGAGCGCAAGATCCGCGTCGTCGGCGACTGGGTCGGGAACTTCTTCCTGGGTCGCGACATCGCCTCCCTCGACGACCGTGAGACCCCGCGCGCAGCGTTCGAGGCCTGGGCGTCACGCCCGAAGCCGGCCGTCGAGGCCGCTCCGGCAGCAGAGTCCCCGGCCGAGGGCCAGCCGGCCGGCGCTGCCGGTCCCGCCTACGCGACGCCCGCCGAGGACGTCTCGAAGGCCGCCGAGCCCGTCGGCGCCGGCGAGTCGGCGAAGACCGAGTAAGCACCGCACACACGCGGTCGAGAGGGCGGTCACCCGGTGGGAGGCCGCCCTCCGTGCGTCGGTAGGCTGATCCGGCCCGACCGTCAGCGGTCGTGCGCCCCCGTGGCCCAATCGGTAGAGGCATGCGACTTAAAATCGCCGAGTTGAGGGTTCGAGTCCCTCCGGGGGTACGAAGACCCGAGGGTTCGAGTCCCTCCGGGCGTACTCGTTACGCTGACCAGGTGGTCGGGATCGGGAGTGCGCTGACGAACCTCCGGGATGCGCTGCGGCGCCCCGAGGCCCACGTCGAGGTCATCGACGGTGAGACCGTCCCCGTCGGCATGCTGCTCGGCACGCTCGGCGCCCTGCTCCTCGACGCCGGCAGCTCCGTCACGGACGTCCGCTCGGCGCTCGAGAAGGCCCGCGACTCGGCCGGGGTCGGCGACGGACTCGCCATCGGGGTGCTGCCCGCGCTCGTCATCGTCAGCGAGACCGCGACCGGTGCCGCCACCATCGTCAACGCCGAGGGCATCGAGCTCTCGTTCCGCCAGTCCGCCCGCGCGAACCGTCTCGTGCTCGGCCTGGAGCGCGGCGCGATCGCCCTCGCCGAGATACCCGCCCGGGTCCGGAGCATCCGGCAGGGGACCCGGCCGCCGGCCCCGGTGCCGTGGGTGCTCGGCAACGCGCTCACGTCGGCCGGGCTCGCCGTGGTGTTCCGCTGCCCGTGGTGGGCGGTCCTCCTCGCGCTCGTCGTCGGAGCGCTCGTCGGGGTGATCGGTCTGCTGCTGCGGCGCTTCCGCGAGGCCGTGGCCGTCGTCCCGTTCCTCGCGGCCTTCTGCTCGACGGCCGTGGTGGGACTCGTGGCCGCCGGCACCGGGTTCGACCACGTCCCGCTCTACGCGGTGTGCGCCCCGGTCGCGGTGTTCGTGCCGGGAGCCCTCATCACGAACGCCCTGCTCGAGCTCACCGCCGCCGACATCGTGACCGGTTCCGCCCGGCTCATGCAGGGCCTCATCATGCTCGGCTTCATGGCCGCGGGGATCGCTGCGGGGAGCGCGGTGACCGGGCTCCGTGTCGATCCGACCTCCGCGGCGCTCGTCGGTGAGGTCGCCGGGATCGGGACCGACCGTGCCGGCTGGGAGGCCGTCCCGGCGCTCTGGGCGTCCT encodes the following:
- the mfd gene encoding transcription-repair coupling factor, with amino-acid sequence MTISGIIPALSRASSFDRALRAAPRDADFSVVDGLRVPLLAALLAERSGPQCAFVITATGREAEAVRDALSCTVPDADVLEFPAWETLPHERLSPSPQTVGTRIATLRALRRWQDAPVDERRTTVVVASVRAALQPIADNLTELAPVVLRTGSRGNDLGAIAAQLVDLAYARVDLVTRRGEFAVRGGILDVFPPTADHPVRVDFFGDEIEGIKAFSVADQRSTDDDLDAVELTASRELLLSDDVRQRAREMLHEFPNLSQMLAKVAEGIPVEGMESLAPALVHKLVPVTEYLPEAATVAVFSPERVSGRAHSLAETNQEFLQAAWSAAVAGAQAPIDLDAGNFLTVQQLKNTRGQRTWWTVSPFDSGADEPLTDADAVAEAGEYVRVPGEAIPSFAGSADGAVAHVKALTDDQWAVVVTAQGQGLVERAVQVLADAGVAARAETLDGPPEPGVAIVTTASVEHGFAVADPRIALLSEAEFYGRSVQQGARTVKKLASRRKNVVDPLQLKPGDVVVHATHGIGKFVELVSREVSSGGRNAVKQQREYLVLEYAPSKRNYPGDKLFVPTDQLDQLSRYVGGENPTLSKMGGSDWSAAKSKARKAVRDIAVDLVKLYSARMASKGHAFGPDTPWQRELEEAFPFAETADQLTTIDEIKRDMESPIPMDRLLSGDVGYGKTEVAIRAAFKAVQDGKQVAVLVPTTLLVRQHMETFQERFAGFPVNLRALSRFQTEKETKETLAGLADGTVDIVIGTHRILSQSVQFKDVGLVIIDEEQRFGVEHKDQLKKLKTNVDVLAMSATPIPRSLEMAVTGIREMSTLATPPEDRHPILTFVGPQSDLQVAAAIKREMLREGQVFYVHNRVKDIQSVAAHLAEVVPDARIAVAHGQMGEQALEQVMVDFWERRFDVLVSTTIIETGLDIANANTLIIDKADKYGLSQLHQLRGRVGRGRERGYAYFLYDADKPLSETAQDRLETIAANNELGAGMQVAMKDLEIRGAGNLLGGEQSGHIAGVGFDLYLRMIGEAVSQFRGDVAEGQTELRLEIPVDAHIPDNYVESERLRLEAYQKLSAASAPAAQPEAIDMVLDELTDRYGTPPQAVLTLIEVSRLRRMAQQVGLSDVVVMGSNLRVAGKELADSAQVRLKRMFAGARWFPQQDAASIPVPKPHGETLPDDALISWVESILTAVYGAPARAEAPAA
- a CDS encoding MazG family protein, whose product is MTVVAELVAVVDRLLDPEHGCVWNREQTHASLARYAVEEAYELVDAIDDGDDDELREELGDVLYQVVLHAGIAARQGRFDLDDVAAAVREKMQRRHPHVFGDEEAHTVEDVIRVWRAAKAAEKSSRTSTYTGVPRAMPPLERAVKLFERLEERGDLHAAVASVTDGAVLDVVGASAAGDEPVAADADGVADGTATPTATGGTDPAGDVAVAGTAGAGDVAAAVLGSQAGTRVDAAWGAGMLAEVSVAHEQGIDPVASLRAAVAMLEASGRELERGVAGTSEPGGGDDVERASS
- the nhaA gene encoding Na+/H+ antiporter NhaA, producing MPSFVRSPRFSAIALLSAAVLGLIVANTALGPGLERGLDWHTPWGAVGLDLSVAHWVSDGLLAVFFLLVAVELKHELVAGELANPKTAVVPAIAAVGGVLVPALVYLLVTAGTPYTHGWPIPTATDIAFALGVLAMFGRGLPSTIRVFLLALAVLDDLIAIVIIAVVFAHGTDFPALGGAAVLLVVFALLGRRLRPGSAAQPVLIVAMVLIGLVTWWLVYHSGVHATIAGVALGLVLPRRPGGTLHEHVEPWSNAIVLPVFAFVSAAVVIPAVGLGELSPTFWAVVLALPVGKVIGITLFGVVAGRLFRGPGRSTLSFGSVVTVGVLGGIGFTVSLLMNELAFAANEEIVDEGVLAVLVGSGIAMVASAVVVSVRARRYRQRRELSEAEATE
- the eno gene encoding phosphopyruvate hydratase, coding for MAVIDAVGAREVLDSRGNPTVEVEVLLDDGVVSRALVPSGASTGAFEAYELRDGDDSRYGGKGVLKAVEAVLDEIGPALEGFDATDQRLVDAALIELDGTENKSRLGANAILGASLAVARAAADSVDLPLFRYLGGPNAHTLPVPLMNVVNGGAHADTNVDIQEFFLVPYGAESFSEALRWGVETYHALKGELKKQGLATGLGDEGGFAPELASNRAALDFLLAAIEKAGFTPGKDIALGLDVASTEFFHDGKYSFEGKQLSSAEFTQYFVDLARDYPLATIEDPLAEDDWEGWTHLTAELGSKLQIVGDDLFVTNPTRLQRGIDEQAGNSILVKVNQIGTLTETLDAVSLAHRHGMTAILSHRSGETEDTTIADIAVAVDGGQIKTGAPARSDRVAKYNQLLRIEEELGDAAVYAGRSAFPRSASL
- a CDS encoding septum formation initiator family protein gives rise to the protein MPSQKPRVRRVPVVMPEGATSGQPWYRSLHFSGFSLLMLAIIVLFVVVLAPSLRTLVQQQEQITGMQRQVAAQKADVAQKKHDVARWDDPAYIEAQARDRLLYVYPGEESYLVMGGDGGTSATPAPTTDSGTPVSSTVQTPKVDWVQSMLSSVLESGLSDDTSDELEGSSGTTDSGSSDSGATDGGSTSK
- a CDS encoding DUF501 domain-containing protein; translated protein: MTTPPFDPPTAHDVQVVSAQLGRPARDVIGIAARCVCGNPTVVSTKPRLGNGTPFPTLYYLCHPAATAAVSTLEANQVMPELAALLEDPDTAEQYRRAHQAYLDDRESIEHVEEIAGISAGGMPTRVKCLHALVGHALAAGPGVNPIGDLALQRADWSPSRCECRAYDDGADAGVGVGGGES
- a CDS encoding FAD-dependent oxidoreductase, producing the protein MPKILVVGGGYAGFYTAWKLEKHLRQGEAEVVMVDPLPYMTYQPFLPEVAAGSIEPRHAVVSHRRHLKTTRVVTAKVTGVDHANKTATITPAVGEPWQESYDQIVMTAGAVSRTFPIPGVADEAIGLKTIEEAAAIRDKILTNFAKAANLPAGPERQRLLTVVVVGGGFAGIEVFAELRSFVSDLLSSYPQIAFEDTHFHLVEAMGRIMPEVSLETSHWVLKNLAERGATVHLETQLASAVGGVCQLKAKDESIEVIESDLIIWTAGVMANPMVKGTDFPLEPRGRITVQPDLRIVDEGTVIADAWACGDVAAVPDLTGGGVGGMCVPNAQHAVRQAKQLAKNLVATIRGEATVDYKHENLGAVAGLGLGIGVFQSGKFSMKGFLAWGAHRGYHGLAMPSWERKIRVVGDWVGNFFLGRDIASLDDRETPRAAFEAWASRPKPAVEAAPAAESPAEGQPAGAAGPAYATPAEDVSKAAEPVGAGESAKTE
- the hisS gene encoding histidine--tRNA ligase is translated as MATTVTAPRGMRDHLPADKARREHVLGVIRGVYARHGFDEIETPVVEDAARLHSGLGGDNEKLAFAVMRRGLTTDDLREAAAPLDLADLGLRFDLTVPLARFYASHRAELPSVFRAVQIAPVWRAERPQKGRYRQFVQCDIDVLGEPGQLAEIELIRATTAALDALGIVGTSIRINDRRILLALLASWGVTEQSAADRALITVDKLDKIGAVGVAEELGQTLGLDPGTTADTIRAFESADWESVRGAEWLDAEAFADLERLRAALPGVDLRFDPTLVRGMGYYTGTIFEVAHPDFGYSLGGGGRYDGMIGRFLGQDVPAVGFSLGFERLVDLVSLPGSAESDAVVLVYDKDVDPVRLAALKAEALDAHHRVRLEKRTKNMKNLLAGLAEQGFGAFASVGADTETLEGVEFRPLA
- a CDS encoding threonine/serine exporter family protein, which gives rise to MVGIGSALTNLRDALRRPEAHVEVIDGETVPVGMLLGTLGALLLDAGSSVTDVRSALEKARDSAGVGDGLAIGVLPALVIVSETATGAATIVNAEGIELSFRQSARANRLVLGLERGAIALAEIPARVRSIRQGTRPPAPVPWVLGNALTSAGLAVVFRCPWWAVLLALVVGALVGVIGLLLRRFREAVAVVPFLAAFCSTAVVGLVAAGTGFDHVPLYAVCAPVAVFVPGALITNALLELTAADIVTGSARLMQGLIMLGFMAAGIAAGSAVTGLRVDPTSAALVGEVAGIGTDRAGWEAVPALWASWVAVVVLATGISLVFGSGWRLTAASVVVMVTAYALVSWLTPFSGSVVATGLAAALLFVATRVLERIVPVVPATVSFRPAFLLLVPGTVGLVAVATFDAAALATPLATFVSLCVGTKIGGLLPGLFARSAPTS